A genome region from Chengkuizengella sp. SCS-71B includes the following:
- a CDS encoding spore germination protein produces the protein MPSILGVAKIINVSGGSKVRAGDSVQITPVEYTKAYAGSGCFNRGDLPRTNNFVSATNTIDADIKDDTQDNFGIEDNVFPFLFV, from the coding sequence ATGCCATCCATTTTAGGCGTTGCCAAAATCATTAATGTTTCGGGTGGAAGTAAAGTACGTGCAGGAGATTCAGTTCAGATAACACCTGTAGAATACACAAAAGCATATGCTGGTAGTGGTTGTTTTAATAGAGGAGATTTACCAAGAACGAATAATTTTGTGAGTGCAACAAATACAATTGATGCTGATATAAAAGATGATACTCAAGATAATTTTGGAATCGAAGATAATGTGTTTCCTTTTTTATTTGTTTAA
- a CDS encoding right-handed parallel beta-helix repeat-containing protein, with translation MAVLKVPSEFPTINVALAAAEPFDTIRVAKGIFPEAITINKNGIRLIGAGKGKTFIDGQGAATSGIIINAILVAIEDLTVQNFSGGSGIEMNDELNIIHKVQVLNNGEHGIKITRTINILMQCEINENVGDGIHVGNDNNNIIQCKMIYNENGVFIESSRDNNLITCCLAENNRQDGFHVSGRESYIISNAALYNGGDGFGGNGNTNIFLSNKSNNNKGNGFTNGSSITLCDNISKANESNGIVMTGNFTKMIKNQIINNKNNGIFVKNTDNIIDQNIVKNSALAGIRIAGDDTAVRSNCLKGNSPDIFVEDMVEDCTFADNDCETSTPLGLCERNDAIDVQEGETIQQAIDDAPDGFQINIGDGVFNEAVIVDKDRLRIVGADMWKTIIDGTNIVENGILLNSKLSSIENLTVQNFVLSGVNINDEFNTLERVQSNSNREHGFNISADLKLNLLNECKASMSKKIGFNSPQGDLTYFIKCHADGNRGKGFIVDAHNLLLFNEAKNNGHHGIQLDFINKCIENYSFKNKGNGFVITNIRNLLFNNRAIKNKKNGILVPEEDSSIIILWENICNKNEGDGIELNNIDNIVNKNCCQRNKENGIQMNQSFEPEIQTIIDDNCIENNLGAGIVIEETDTDFFGIRSNCLLGNNPDIQNNSLEVDNIAIDENKCNSSIPDGLCEGSCGTKKLFKR, from the coding sequence ATGGCCGTACTTAAAGTACCATCTGAATTTCCAACCATAAATGTTGCTTTAGCAGCAGCAGAACCTTTCGATACCATAAGAGTAGCAAAAGGGATATTTCCAGAAGCAATTACCATAAATAAAAATGGCATTCGCCTCATCGGTGCAGGCAAAGGAAAAACGTTCATTGACGGACAGGGCGCTGCAACATCTGGCATTATAATCAATGCAATCTTAGTTGCGATCGAAGACTTAACGGTGCAAAACTTCAGTGGTGGTTCTGGTATTGAAATGAATGATGAGTTGAATATTATTCATAAGGTTCAAGTACTAAATAATGGAGAGCATGGAATCAAAATAACAAGAACTATCAATATATTAATGCAATGTGAAATCAATGAAAATGTTGGAGATGGGATCCACGTGGGCAACGACAATAATAATATTATCCAATGTAAAATGATATATAACGAAAATGGGGTTTTTATAGAAAGCTCTAGGGACAACAATTTAATAACCTGTTGTTTAGCAGAAAATAACAGGCAAGATGGATTTCATGTATCTGGAAGAGAAAGTTATATCATCTCTAATGCTGCTTTATATAATGGTGGTGATGGTTTTGGAGGAAATGGGAATACAAATATCTTCCTATCTAACAAATCCAATAATAACAAAGGAAATGGATTTACAAATGGATCATCTATAACTTTATGCGATAATATCAGTAAAGCAAATGAATCGAATGGAATCGTCATGACTGGAAATTTTACAAAAATGATAAAAAATCAAATCATCAATAATAAAAACAACGGAATTTTTGTAAAAAATACTGACAATATCATTGATCAGAATATAGTTAAAAATAGCGCACTTGCTGGTATCAGAATAGCTGGGGATGATACTGCCGTTCGTTCTAATTGTTTAAAAGGAAACTCACCGGACATTTTCGTAGAAGATATGGTGGAAGATTGTACTTTTGCAGACAACGATTGTGAAACGAGTACACCTTTAGGATTATGTGAAAGAAATGATGCCATCGATGTACAGGAAGGTGAAACCATACAACAAGCTATAGATGATGCGCCAGACGGCTTTCAAATCAATATTGGAGATGGAGTATTTAACGAAGCAGTTATTGTTGATAAAGATCGTCTCAGAATTGTAGGAGCAGACATGTGGAAAACTATCATTGATGGAACAAATATAGTAGAAAATGGTATTTTACTCAACAGTAAGCTCAGCTCAATAGAAAACCTAACAGTTCAAAATTTTGTGCTCAGCGGAGTGAATATAAATGACGAGTTTAATACTTTAGAAAGAGTTCAATCCAATAGCAATAGAGAACATGGATTTAATATTTCAGCAGACTTAAAACTAAATCTTCTCAATGAATGTAAGGCAAGTATGAGCAAAAAAATTGGGTTTAATAGTCCTCAAGGTGATTTAACTTACTTTATTAAATGTCATGCAGATGGCAATCGAGGTAAGGGTTTTATTGTAGATGCTCATAACTTATTATTATTTAACGAGGCAAAAAATAATGGCCATCATGGTATTCAATTAGATTTTATAAATAAATGTATCGAAAATTATAGTTTTAAAAATAAAGGAAATGGTTTTGTTATCACTAATATTAGAAATTTATTATTTAATAATAGAGCTATAAAAAATAAAAAAAATGGTATTCTGGTACCCGAGGAAGATTCTAGTATAATCATCCTATGGGAAAATATATGCAACAAAAATGAGGGTGATGGGATAGAATTAAATAACATAGATAATATAGTTAATAAGAATTGTTGTCAGAGGAATAAAGAAAATGGAATTCAGATGAATCAATCTTTTGAGCCAGAAATCCAAACCATTATAGATGATAATTGTATAGAGAACAACCTAGGTGCTGGAATAGTTATAGAAGAAACAGATACTGATTTCTTTGGCATCCGTTCTAATTGTTTATTAGGCAATAACCCAGACATTCAAAATAATTCACTAGAAGTCGATAATATTGCAATTGATGAAAATAAATGTAATTCAAGTATACCAGATGGGCTTTGTGAAGGGTCTTGTGGTACGAAAAAGTTGTTTAAGAGGTAA
- a CDS encoding YjcZ family sporulation protein translates to MGGHNGSGAALVLVLFILLVIILLASWATSPGLPQGSSPLV, encoded by the coding sequence ATGGGCGGACATAATGGTTCTGGAGCTGCATTAGTTCTAGTACTCTTTATTCTTTTAGTTATTATCTTATTAGCTTCTTGGGCTACGTCTCCAGGTTTACCACAAGGATCAAGCCCGTTGGTCTAG
- a CDS encoding phospholipase D-like domain-containing protein, with the protein MNSKLLVVPLILSLILSLYIPVITTAIAGTEGEVVINEIAWMGTNVSSSDEWIELYNNTNSPISLDGWSLNATDGTPSIQLSGTIAANGYFLLERTDDNTVSNVTADIIYTGALSNASENLELRNNNNNLVDVVDQWYSGDNNTKATMERINSNLTSTELNWTNSSAVYNEGLGTPKQLNSQTEPIDDTPELSSCNTTDEQLNNVSNEIGAINVYFNKCALEEYASFQNVANYNINLEDRLIQRLNEATTSIDMALYEINLPRIVDALILKANEGVDVRLIADSKKADDPNYIERFELMRLYIEKMVRGYDGVIGTSDDIYVFSDSPMFVVEDVTKRIEYGLPSDYSDFPEVTVQVGSADQTGYMFVEAEQKGTNSYYSPNTQMHNKFAIIDDQWVFTGSWNFTVTGLYGSLENMASGILDGNQQHVVEVNSTELASIYEVEFNEMWGSTTLTPDPGNSNFNTRKTDNTIHSININGTTVEVYFSTGDNALGRVKDIIKNEAQYNSYFTIFAWSDQSMLDELKYKWEGSYSDLQGTLTGFDIKGVFDSSYWNQWWSASVDMTGRTASQSSAGNPNIRWANPAPVFKDNESRKLHSKTMLIDADTTSDPTVIVGSTNWSNNGNNVNDENMLIIHSDKITNQFLQEFNARYQSAGGNIN; encoded by the coding sequence ATGAATAGTAAATTACTAGTAGTACCATTAATTCTATCCTTGATTTTATCTTTGTACATCCCTGTTATAACAACCGCAATTGCGGGAACTGAAGGAGAAGTTGTGATTAATGAAATAGCATGGATGGGTACAAATGTGAGTAGCAGCGATGAGTGGATAGAGTTATACAATAATACCAATTCACCAATTTCTTTAGATGGCTGGTCTCTAAATGCCACTGATGGAACTCCAAGTATTCAATTAAGTGGGACGATTGCTGCTAATGGATACTTTTTGCTGGAACGAACTGATGATAATACGGTTTCAAATGTAACAGCAGATATAATTTATACAGGAGCATTAAGTAATGCAAGTGAGAATTTGGAGTTGAGAAATAACAATAATAATCTAGTAGATGTAGTTGATCAATGGTATTCAGGAGATAATAACACAAAAGCAACAATGGAGAGAATCAATTCAAATTTAACATCAACTGAATTAAATTGGACTAATTCTAGTGCTGTTTACAATGAAGGTCTTGGTACACCCAAACAATTAAATTCTCAGACAGAACCCATTGATGATACACCTGAATTGAGTAGTTGTAATACTACTGACGAACAATTAAACAATGTTTCAAATGAAATAGGTGCGATTAACGTATATTTTAATAAATGTGCTTTAGAAGAATACGCTAGTTTTCAAAATGTAGCTAATTATAACATCAATTTGGAAGATCGTTTGATCCAGCGATTAAATGAAGCTACAACTAGTATAGATATGGCCTTATATGAAATTAATTTACCGAGAATTGTAGATGCACTAATATTAAAAGCTAATGAAGGAGTTGATGTTAGGCTTATTGCAGACTCTAAAAAAGCTGATGACCCGAATTATATAGAACGATTTGAATTAATGAGATTATATATTGAAAAAATGGTCAGAGGTTACGATGGAGTTATTGGTACATCTGATGATATTTATGTGTTCTCAGACTCCCCAATGTTTGTTGTTGAAGATGTGACAAAAAGAATAGAATATGGATTGCCTTCTGATTATAGTGATTTTCCTGAAGTAACGGTACAAGTCGGAAGTGCAGATCAAACAGGATATATGTTTGTAGAGGCTGAACAAAAAGGAACTAACTCTTACTATTCACCAAATACTCAAATGCATAATAAGTTTGCTATTATTGATGATCAGTGGGTATTCACAGGAAGTTGGAACTTTACAGTAACAGGACTTTATGGTTCTTTAGAGAATATGGCAAGTGGGATCTTAGATGGAAACCAACAACATGTAGTTGAAGTAAACAGTACAGAACTTGCATCAATTTATGAAGTTGAATTTAATGAAATGTGGGGAAGTACTACCCTAACTCCTGATCCTGGAAACTCTAACTTTAATACACGAAAAACGGATAACACTATTCATAGTATAAATATTAATGGGACAACAGTAGAAGTGTATTTTTCCACTGGTGACAATGCATTAGGGCGTGTTAAAGATATCATTAAGAATGAAGCCCAATATAATTCCTATTTTACGATATTCGCATGGAGTGACCAGTCCATGCTAGATGAACTGAAGTATAAATGGGAAGGTTCATATTCAGATTTACAAGGCACATTAACTGGATTTGATATAAAAGGTGTCTTTGACTCTAGTTATTGGAATCAGTGGTGGTCGGCAAGTGTTGATATGACAGGAAGAACTGCATCACAGTCAAGTGCCGGAAATCCAAATATTCGTTGGGCAAATCCCGCACCAGTATTTAAAGATAATGAATCAAGAAAACTCCATAGTAAGACCATGTTGATTGATGCAGATACCACAAGTGATCCTACAGTTATCGTTGGTTCTACTAATTGGAGTAACAATGGTAATAATGTGAATGATGAAAACATGTTAATTATTCATAGTGACAAGATCACAAATCAATTCTTACAAGAATTTAATGCTCGATACCAGAGTGCCGGCGGGAATATAAATTAA
- a CDS encoding YjcZ family sporulation protein — translation MSGHVGSGAALILVLFILLVIILLASWCMGGAGRPHSYGSCVGKFGFARSPDIVQGVTPFIG, via the coding sequence ATGAGTGGACACGTTGGTTCTGGAGCTGCATTAATTCTAGTACTATTCATACTTTTAGTTATTATTTTATTAGCTTCTTGGTGTATGGGTGGTGCAGGGCGCCCACACAGTTATGGAAGTTGCGTAGGAAAATTCGGATTCGCTAGATCTCCAGATATAGTTCAAGGAGTGACCCCATTTATAGGCTAG
- a CDS encoding YolD-like family protein, with product MKENKLTPGSNMLWESSRMMLPEHKERINDYQQELNRKSKPELAEEEVNVISEQLSDSMLSKSEITVELFRAIGQNEFKIGTVNKFDTQLRRIKLEREDDYEWIKFNDIVGVS from the coding sequence ATGAAAGAAAACAAACTAACACCAGGCTCTAATATGCTATGGGAATCAAGCAGAATGATGCTTCCTGAACATAAAGAACGTATAAATGATTATCAACAAGAGCTAAATAGAAAGTCGAAACCTGAACTTGCTGAGGAAGAAGTTAATGTTATATCAGAGCAGTTATCAGATTCAATGTTAAGTAAATCAGAAATTACAGTTGAGTTGTTCAGAGCTATTGGTCAGAATGAGTTTAAAATTGGAACAGTAAATAAATTTGATACCCAATTAAGGCGGATTAAATTAGAGCGTGAAGATGATTATGAATGGATCAAGTTTAATGATATAGTGGGGGTTTCATAA
- a CDS encoding phage holin, LLH family yields MNELIQPYLETIVFALISVISTLVVAALIELRNKVLFWIQSKTNKEQRELLLKISEEAFSYAEKVFYQSKGPEKLDAAYDYASSKLGSLGIQFTKDEIKATIEKAVLEYNSKVK; encoded by the coding sequence ATGAATGAGCTTATACAACCATATTTAGAAACAATCGTGTTTGCTCTTATTTCAGTTATATCAACTTTGGTAGTAGCTGCATTAATTGAGTTAAGGAATAAAGTATTATTCTGGATACAGTCAAAAACAAATAAAGAACAAAGAGAGCTTCTTCTTAAAATTTCAGAGGAAGCTTTTTCTTATGCTGAGAAAGTATTTTATCAATCAAAGGGACCAGAAAAGTTAGATGCTGCTTATGATTACGCAAGTTCAAAACTAGGTAGTTTAGGGATTCAATTTACTAAAGATGAAATCAAAGCAACGATTGAAAAAGCAGTATTAGAGTATAATTCTAAAGTGAAGTAA
- a CDS encoding peptidoglycan recognition family protein — protein MTFKVKNPITKKHLTKGTKRRSGIKMPKVGFIVAHDTGNDGSTALQNIKYYENSNNVMSASAHIFVDDTGIYECIPLLTDTPEKAWHVLYQKPLDNQIFGDDANDIAAGVELCFSHQRGSINNEEAYNRYVWVLAYICYVAGLDPSNSIIGHHILDPQRKTDPQNALSKMGKSYDQLLQDVVKEYYGCLSKEELILKLKKWQIEMAHQSIENLNEKELLHDVDEWKKKVEDKPDEVLNDLPWLLFVMLDRLSNKTLEGGN, from the coding sequence TTGACCTTCAAAGTAAAAAATCCCATCACGAAGAAACACCTCACTAAAGGCACAAAAAGACGATCAGGAATTAAGATGCCAAAAGTGGGGTTTATCGTTGCTCACGATACAGGGAATGATGGTTCCACAGCTTTACAAAATATTAAATACTACGAAAACTCAAACAATGTTATGTCTGCATCCGCTCATATTTTTGTAGATGACACAGGTATTTATGAGTGTATTCCTTTACTAACAGATACACCAGAAAAGGCTTGGCATGTTCTATATCAAAAACCTTTAGATAATCAGATATTTGGTGATGATGCGAATGATATAGCAGCAGGTGTTGAACTTTGTTTTTCTCATCAAAGAGGCAGTATTAATAATGAAGAAGCTTATAACAGGTATGTATGGGTGCTTGCTTATATTTGTTATGTAGCTGGACTAGATCCGTCAAATTCTATCATCGGTCATCATATTCTTGATCCGCAGCGTAAAACAGACCCACAAAACGCTCTATCAAAAATGGGTAAATCATATGACCAACTATTACAAGATGTAGTGAAAGAATACTATGGTTGTTTATCTAAGGAGGAATTGATTTTGAAACTAAAAAAATGGCAAATAGAAATGGCTCATCAATCTATTGAAAACCTAAATGAAAAAGAATTGCTACATGATGTTGATGAATGGAAAAAGAAAGTAGAGGACAAGCCTGATGAGGTTTTGAATGATTTACCTTGGTTGCTTTTCGTTATGTTAGACCGATTATCAAATAAAACATTGGAAGGTGGAAATTAA
- a CDS encoding helix-turn-helix domain-containing protein, which yields MNGKINIGKYPEVLTPKHIQEILDIGERQTYELLLSKPFHYVRVGRMYKISRETFFKWLNGS from the coding sequence ATGAATGGAAAAATAAACATTGGAAAATATCCAGAAGTTTTGACACCTAAACATATACAGGAGATTTTAGATATTGGTGAGCGTCAAACTTATGAGTTGCTACTTTCAAAGCCATTCCACTATGTACGGGTTGGAAGAATGTATAAAATATCAAGAGAAACCTTTTTTAAATGGTTGAATGGAAGTTAA
- a CDS encoding peptidase G2 autoproteolytic cleavage domain-containing protein, translating to MDRKSCNREETGECATALGRNTIASGDNSCAEGRSTRSSGENSHSEGRDTMSSGDASHSEGRNTNASGDASHTEGRNTTSSGDASHAEGKDTVAQGDNSHAEGEGTQAIGTASHAEGASSKAKGLQSHAEGDCTTAAGEFSHAEGTKTNAEGEASHSEGRNTTSSGDYAHAQNRDTVAQGDNSTAEGLGSLARGLNSHAEGYITQADGENAHAEGRNTKATGDNSHAEGIDTLAQGDRSHAEGEGTTATGIGAHAEGTATVASGEQAHAEGRSTVASGDFSHAEGIRSEAFGNRSHAEGDSTLTVGTASHAEGFFTRTVGDFSHSEGIFTDAIGERSHAEGDTTRSEGRTSHAEGLATIASGDFSHAEGAFTEAIGDRSHTEGFATIASGDFSHSEGIRSEANGNRSHAEGDTAIADGTTSHAEGASTRASGDFSHAEGVFSQALGERSHAEGDQSRAVGRVSHAEGASTIASGDFSHSEGTFTEALGDSSHAEGFRTQANGLRSHAEGSLTQANGVHSHAEGTNTTAEGGSSHAEGTGTMAVGADSHAEGFQTEAIGLTSHSEGFVTEALGLFSHAEGSISQAIGDFGSHAEGDTTIASGDASHAEGLATQARGDCSHAEGNGTRTEGLASHAEGCNTVALDDCSHAEGDGTRAEGFASHAEGCNTVALDDCSHAEGDGTRAEGFASHAEGCNTIASGECSHAEGNGTDTNNRVNAHIMGRSGQAVEDNSWHLVNDTLMALINGNTGDACFAGKITSGRGCDFAELFETLDGKPIDVGYFVTTKGDKIRKATDGDDYILGVTSAVPAVLAGSGYEWNKRYLTDKWDRVLYEEVTIPAEKDEKGNIILPERIEKRQKLNPEYDPDKQYIPRLERPEWVAVGLTGQLLVRDDGTCEVDGYCQPNADGIATRAHSGYRVLKRTDEDQILIIVK from the coding sequence ATGGATAGAAAAAGTTGTAACCGTGAAGAAACGGGAGAATGCGCCACAGCGTTGGGTAGAAATACGATAGCGAGTGGTGACAACTCTTGTGCTGAAGGTAGAAGTACACGATCAAGTGGGGAGAATTCTCATTCCGAGGGAAGAGATACAATGTCAAGCGGAGACGCTTCACATTCAGAGGGGAGAAATACAAATGCGAGTGGTGATGCTTCCCACACAGAAGGACGAAATACCACATCCAGTGGCGATGCTTCCCATGCGGAAGGAAAAGACACCGTAGCACAAGGGGATAATTCTCATGCTGAAGGAGAAGGAACTCAAGCGATTGGAACAGCTTCCCATGCGGAAGGAGCAAGCTCAAAAGCAAAGGGGCTTCAATCCCACGCCGAAGGAGATTGTACAACGGCGGCTGGAGAATTCTCTCACGCAGAGGGAACTAAAACGAATGCAGAAGGGGAAGCTTCTCACTCGGAAGGAAGAAATACCACCTCAAGTGGAGATTATGCGCATGCTCAAAACAGAGATACCGTAGCACAAGGGGATAATTCTACCGCGGAAGGGTTAGGTTCTCTTGCCAGAGGGTTGAATAGTCATGCGGAAGGATATATCACCCAGGCGGATGGAGAAAACGCGCATGCGGAAGGTAGGAACACGAAAGCAACAGGAGATAATTCCCATGCCGAAGGAATTGACACACTTGCTCAAGGAGATCGATCTCATGCGGAAGGAGAGGGAACGACAGCAACAGGAATAGGTGCTCATGCGGAGGGAACAGCTACAGTTGCCTCAGGTGAACAAGCTCATGCGGAAGGAAGAAGTACAGTGGCTTCTGGAGACTTTTCTCATGCGGAAGGAATACGTTCGGAAGCATTTGGAAATAGATCTCATGCCGAAGGAGATAGTACACTAACAGTGGGAACTGCTTCTCATGCGGAGGGTTTTTTTACTAGAACAGTTGGAGACTTTTCTCATTCGGAAGGAATATTTACGGATGCTATTGGGGAAAGGTCCCATGCGGAAGGGGATACAACAAGATCCGAGGGAAGAACTTCTCATGCGGAAGGACTTGCTACTATAGCATCTGGAGACTTTTCTCATGCCGAAGGAGCATTCACAGAAGCAATTGGAGATCGATCCCATACGGAAGGATTTGCTACTATAGCATCTGGAGACTTTTCTCATTCGGAAGGAATACGTTCGGAAGCAAATGGAAATAGATCCCATGCCGAAGGGGATACAGCAATAGCTGATGGAACAACTTCTCATGCGGAAGGAGCTTCTACTAGAGCATCTGGAGACTTTTCTCATGCGGAAGGGGTATTCTCGCAAGCTCTTGGGGAAAGGTCCCATGCGGAAGGAGATCAATCAAGAGCCGTGGGAAGAGTTTCTCATGCGGAAGGAGCTTCTACTATAGCATCTGGAGACTTTTCTCATTCGGAAGGAACATTCACAGAAGCATTAGGAGATAGTTCCCACGCAGAAGGATTTCGGACACAAGCGAATGGTCTACGTTCCCACGCTGAAGGGTCTCTTACACAAGCAAATGGCGTACACTCCCATGCCGAAGGAACAAATACAACAGCCGAGGGTGGATCTTCTCATGCCGAAGGAACAGGAACGATGGCAGTAGGTGCAGACTCACATGCGGAAGGATTTCAAACAGAAGCTATAGGATTAACGTCCCATAGCGAAGGATTTGTTACAGAAGCATTGGGTTTGTTTTCTCACGCTGAAGGGAGTATTTCTCAAGCCATAGGTGATTTCGGTTCTCATGCCGAAGGAGATACAACAATAGCCAGTGGAGATGCGTCCCACGCTGAAGGTCTTGCAACCCAAGCGAGAGGAGATTGTTCTCACGCGGAAGGAAATGGAACAAGAACGGAAGGATTAGCGTCTCATGCGGAAGGTTGTAATACGGTAGCTTTAGATGATTGTTCTCACGCAGAAGGAGATGGTACTAGAGCTGAAGGCTTTGCCTCTCATGCGGAAGGTTGTAATACGGTAGCTTTAGATGATTGTTCTCACGCAGAAGGAGATGGTACTAGAGCTGAAGGCTTTGCCTCTCATGCGGAAGGTTGTAATACGATTGCTTCAGGTGAATGTTCCCATGCGGAAGGAAACGGAACAGATACAAATAATAGAGTGAATGCGCATATTATGGGACGATCAGGTCAAGCGGTTGAAGATAACTCTTGGCATTTAGTGAATGATACCTTGATGGCTCTGATAAACGGCAATACAGGGGATGCCTGTTTTGCAGGTAAAATTACTTCGGGTAGAGGCTGTGATTTCGCTGAATTGTTTGAAACGTTGGATGGTAAACCTATTGATGTCGGATATTTTGTTACAACAAAAGGAGATAAAATAAGGAAAGCTACAGATGGAGATGATTATATCTTAGGTGTAACCAGTGCTGTTCCGGCTGTTTTAGCAGGTTCCGGGTACGAATGGAATAAGAGATATTTGACAGATAAGTGGGATCGTGTGTTATACGAAGAAGTCACCATTCCAGCGGAAAAAGATGAGAAAGGTAACATCATTTTACCTGAGAGAATCGAAAAAAGACAAAAGCTAAATCCAGAATATGATCCAGACAAACAATACATTCCAAGATTAGAAAGACCAGAATGGGTGGCTGTTGGATTAACTGGACAATTATTAGTTAGAGATGACGGTACATGTGAAGTAGATGGATATTGTCAACCGAACGCTGACGGTATTGCTACAAGAGCTCATAGTGGTTATCGAGTATTAAAACGAACAGATGAAGATCAAATTTTAATTATTGTAAAATAA
- a CDS encoding class III lanthipeptide, producing the protein MNQVLALQQLESKKDSEINRMISPVAATTGVDIWTNLIIGK; encoded by the coding sequence TTGAATCAGGTACTAGCTCTTCAACAATTAGAGTCAAAGAAAGATAGCGAAATCAATAGGATGATTAGCCCCGTAGCTGCAACCACAGGTGTTGATATTTGGACCAATCTCATCATTGGAAAATAA
- a CDS encoding HNH endonuclease signature motif containing protein gives MRDRHLCQHCLKQKKITRSDMVDHITPIKEDWSLRLDLINLQSLCHSCHNKKTAKIG, from the coding sequence ATAAGAGATCGTCATCTATGTCAGCATTGCTTAAAACAAAAAAAGATTACAAGATCTGATATGGTGGATCACATTACACCGATTAAAGAGGATTGGTCATTGAGGTTAGACCTAATTAATCTACAATCGTTATGTCATAGCTGTCATAATAAGAAGACAGCAAAAATAGGATAG
- a CDS encoding helix-turn-helix domain-containing protein, producing the protein MNGKINIEKYPEVLTPKHIQEILDIGERQTYELLLSKPFHYVRVGRMYKISRETFFKWLNGS; encoded by the coding sequence ATGAATGGAAAAATAAACATTGAAAAATATCCAGAAGTTTTGACACCTAAACACATACAGGAGATTTTAGATATTGGTGAACGTCAAACTTATGAGTTGCTACTTTCAAAACCATTCCACTATGTAAGGGTTGGGAGAATGTATAAAATATCAAGAGAAACCTTTTTTAAATGGTTGAACGGAAGTTAA
- a CDS encoding site-specific DNA-methyltransferase, which yields MVLCDLPYGTTQNKWDSIIDLELMWKQYLRIIKDNGAIILTAQTPFDKVLGMSNLKMLKYEWIWQKDAGTGFLNAKKMPLKDHENILVFYKKSPTYNPQMTEGKSYIVKKSHHGSNYGKDSVDEVVTKNEGFRYPKTVQKFSRDKSKYHPTQKPISLFEYLIKTYTNENDVVLDNCIGSGTTAIACLKTNRKFIGFEMEPKYVEIANQRLENVYDEIAEAKLTTGNKDR from the coding sequence ATGGTTTTATGTGATTTACCTTATGGAACAACTCAAAATAAGTGGGATTCTATAATTGATTTAGAGTTAATGTGGAAGCAATACTTACGAATTATTAAGGATAATGGAGCAATTATACTTACAGCTCAAACTCCTTTTGATAAAGTTTTAGGTATGAGTAATCTCAAAATGTTGAAGTATGAATGGATATGGCAGAAAGATGCTGGAACAGGTTTTTTAAATGCTAAAAAGATGCCTCTAAAAGATCATGAAAATATTTTAGTATTTTATAAAAAATCACCAACATATAATCCTCAAATGACCGAGGGTAAATCATATATAGTGAAGAAATCACATCATGGTAGTAACTATGGTAAAGATAGTGTTGATGAGGTTGTTACAAAAAACGAAGGGTTCAGATATCCTAAAACTGTCCAAAAGTTTTCGAGAGACAAAAGTAAATACCATCCAACACAAAAACCAATATCGTTATTTGAATACTTAATTAAAACTTACACCAATGAAAATGATGTAGTTTTAGATAATTGCATAGGTTCAGGAACCACAGCAATTGCTTGTTTGAAAACAAATCGTAAATTTATAGGTTTTGAAATGGAACCAAAATACGTTGAAATAGCGAATCAACGCTTAGAAAATGTTTATGATGAAATTGCTGAAGCTAAATTGACAACTGGAAATAAAGATCGGTAA